One Nitrospira sp. DNA window includes the following coding sequences:
- a CDS encoding Transcriptional regulator, Fis family yields the protein MRNIDLSYRTLLSVTNVLNSQRNRQSLFRAITDQLAKVIRWERAGITIYDLGSDAFRFYAMETNLPKVVLQSDAMIPRERSAVGWVYDHHRVHVRPHLQKEQLFIEDESYLQEGLGRMINLPMVVQESCLGTLNIGSVEAGPPDPDDVEFLQQVATQIGFAIAQVNAYEEINRLREQLARENVYLAEELKSTQNYGIVVGRSQAFEQVLALARQAAPTTATVMITGETGTGKEVLARAIHEWSPRRERAFVRLNCAALPSGLIESELFGHERGAFTGADQQRIGRFELADGGTLFLDEIGEMPLEAQAKLLRVLQDGLVDRVGGARAVPVDVRVIAATNADLRTAIAQGRFRSDLFYRLNVFPIHLPALRERPEDIPILARHFLRHHAQRLKRACRDFDGPSMERLVQYAWPGNVRELENLVERGLILCHDPLLHIDPAPVNMRLSDESSPRRTLQDEERRLIRQTLALVDWRIEGAGGAAEQLGLAPSTLRSRMQKLAIRRPSRP from the coding sequence TTGCGCAATATCGATCTCAGCTATCGTACGCTCCTGTCGGTGACCAACGTGCTGAATTCGCAGCGCAACAGGCAGAGTCTGTTTCGCGCCATTACCGACCAATTGGCGAAGGTGATTCGCTGGGAACGCGCAGGCATCACCATCTACGATCTGGGGTCCGATGCGTTTCGCTTTTATGCGATGGAAACGAACCTCCCGAAAGTCGTGCTGCAGAGCGATGCCATGATTCCCCGTGAGCGCAGCGCCGTGGGGTGGGTCTACGATCACCATCGCGTGCACGTGCGTCCTCACCTGCAGAAGGAGCAACTGTTCATCGAGGATGAAAGTTACCTGCAGGAGGGACTCGGGCGGATGATCAACCTTCCCATGGTTGTGCAGGAGTCCTGCCTCGGGACGCTGAATATCGGCAGCGTCGAAGCGGGCCCTCCCGACCCGGACGACGTGGAGTTTCTGCAACAGGTCGCCACGCAGATCGGTTTCGCCATCGCACAGGTGAACGCCTATGAGGAAATCAATCGCCTGCGGGAACAATTGGCGAGGGAGAATGTCTATCTGGCCGAGGAACTGAAATCGACGCAGAACTACGGCATCGTCGTGGGCCGGAGCCAGGCGTTCGAACAGGTGTTGGCGCTCGCGCGGCAAGCGGCGCCGACAACGGCGACCGTGATGATCACCGGCGAAACCGGGACGGGCAAGGAGGTGTTGGCGCGGGCCATCCACGAGTGGAGCCCGCGGCGCGAACGGGCTTTCGTGCGGCTCAATTGCGCGGCATTGCCGTCGGGGCTGATCGAAAGCGAGTTGTTCGGCCATGAGCGGGGCGCCTTTACCGGGGCCGATCAGCAACGCATCGGACGATTCGAGCTTGCCGACGGCGGCACGTTGTTTCTCGATGAGATCGGCGAGATGCCGCTGGAGGCGCAAGCGAAACTCCTGCGGGTGCTTCAGGACGGCCTGGTCGATCGAGTCGGCGGGGCGCGGGCCGTTCCCGTTGATGTGCGGGTGATCGCCGCCACGAACGCCGACCTCCGGACCGCGATTGCGCAGGGACGGTTCCGCAGCGATCTGTTTTATCGGCTGAATGTCTTTCCTATCCATTTACCCGCCTTGAGGGAGCGCCCCGAGGATATCCCGATTCTCGCGCGGCATTTTCTTCGCCACCATGCCCAACGTCTCAAACGTGCCTGTCGGGACTTCGATGGGCCGTCGATGGAACGATTGGTGCAGTATGCCTGGCCCGGCAACGTGCGAGAGCTTGAAAACCTCGTGGAGCGCGGGCTGATCCTCTGTCACGATCCCCTGTTGCACATCGATCCGGCCCCAGTGAATATGCGGCTGTCCGACGAGTCGAGCCCGCGTCGGACCTTGCAGGATGAAGAGCGCCGTCTCATCCGGCAGACATTGGCATTGGTCGACTGGAGAATCGAGGGGGCAGGCGGTGCCGCAGAACAATTGGGGTTGGCGCCGAGCACGCTCCGCAGCCGGATGCAGAAACTCGCGATCCGTCGTCCTTCCCGTCCGTAG
- a CDS encoding Multidrug efflux system EmrAB-OMF, membrane fusion component EmrA: MTNTTTETPNPTPSSGSLRIHPKAIRARRNRRLLVVALLVLVTSIGYLVYWWTHDRFWVRTDNAYVTGNLVPVAAQASGIITQVLFEETQFVNRGDLMIRLDEHLAYAALGRARGRLGEEVRRVAALFMTRKQLAEKLKSRTARLELAEHDMERYQKAAPSGAVSKQIVQNTMDKIASLEAEVRETQAELDTLDAQIGGTTVMAHPAVEFAKHQLIEAHLEYARQQIRAPVSGYVAKRKAQVGDRVQPGAPLMTIVPLDHLWVEANLRETELQHVRPGQLALVNVSLYGSKQTFHGTVEGLVPGSGSPFALLPPDNSTGNFIHIVERVPVRIALPADELREHPIRPGLSTVTSINIAESGQSVWTSLASASTPEYETDVYADELPSAESMANEVMATNFVIGDSGEPTAPLLEEDEDPADIVAPKKGAVTAPHKGRTSATFGRTSDRDRRDRIPSSFVPQRSPDLGDSTVPLTPSIGPGSGLLGPEGGRSPARLRSGSDRDNGRRSFGDR, encoded by the coding sequence ATGACCAATACGACAACGGAAACACCGAATCCCACTCCTTCATCCGGTTCGCTCAGAATTCACCCCAAGGCCATTCGTGCCCGCCGGAATCGCCGGCTGCTGGTCGTAGCCTTGCTGGTCCTGGTCACCTCCATCGGCTATCTGGTCTACTGGTGGACGCACGACCGGTTTTGGGTCCGCACCGATAACGCCTACGTGACGGGCAACCTGGTGCCGGTCGCGGCGCAAGCCTCCGGTATCATCACGCAGGTGCTGTTCGAAGAAACCCAATTCGTGAATCGAGGCGACCTGATGATTCGCCTCGACGAGCATCTGGCCTACGCGGCATTGGGGCGCGCGCGCGGAAGGCTGGGTGAAGAGGTTCGGCGCGTCGCCGCCCTGTTCATGACGAGGAAGCAGTTGGCGGAAAAATTGAAATCCCGAACCGCCCGCTTGGAGCTGGCTGAGCACGACATGGAGCGCTATCAAAAGGCTGCTCCGAGCGGCGCGGTCTCCAAGCAAATCGTGCAAAATACGATGGATAAAATCGCCTCCTTGGAAGCAGAGGTACGGGAGACGCAGGCCGAACTCGATACGCTCGATGCGCAGATCGGGGGCACGACGGTCATGGCGCACCCGGCCGTCGAATTCGCCAAGCATCAGCTCATCGAGGCGCATCTGGAGTATGCCCGCCAACAAATCCGGGCTCCTGTGTCCGGTTACGTGGCCAAGCGCAAGGCACAAGTGGGAGACCGTGTGCAGCCCGGCGCTCCGCTCATGACGATCGTCCCGCTGGACCATCTCTGGGTCGAGGCGAATTTGCGGGAAACGGAACTGCAGCACGTCAGGCCGGGGCAACTGGCCTTGGTGAATGTGAGCCTGTACGGGTCGAAGCAGACCTTCCATGGCACCGTCGAGGGCCTGGTGCCGGGCAGCGGGAGCCCGTTCGCGCTGCTTCCGCCGGACAATTCCACCGGGAACTTCATTCACATCGTCGAGCGTGTGCCGGTACGGATTGCGCTGCCCGCCGATGAACTCCGCGAGCATCCGATCAGGCCTGGGCTCTCGACCGTGACGAGTATTAACATCGCCGAATCCGGACAATCGGTCTGGACCTCTCTCGCTTCCGCATCGACACCCGAATATGAAACCGATGTGTATGCCGACGAATTGCCGTCGGCGGAATCCATGGCGAATGAGGTGATGGCCACCAATTTTGTGATAGGCGACAGCGGGGAGCCGACCGCTCCCCTCCTCGAAGAAGACGAGGACCCAGCAGACATCGTCGCCCCGAAGAAGGGTGCCGTCACGGCGCCGCATAAGGGGCGGACCTCGGCCACGTTCGGCCGAACATCAGATCGGGATCGCCGCGATCGCATTCCCAGCTCCTTTGTGCCGCAGCGAAGCCCTGATCTGGGAGATTCGACCGTTCCCCTGACGCCCTCGATCGGTCCCGGCTCTGGACTGTTGGGCCCGGAAGGAGGGCGCAGTCCTGCAAGACTCAGGTCCGGCTCCGATCGGGACAACGGAAGACGTTCTTTCGGAGACCGTTGA
- a CDS encoding Outer membrane factor (OMF) lipoprotein associated wth EmrAB-OMF efflux system gives MTASSTTARRLRIGLGIGCALFFGSCAWIPKGDPPAEYLDPPEMKETLDEVTNRLQKWPEDLWWEQFGNPELNELIETALKDNPGLKQASARLRQAEALVKVEGARLLPFMEADASLTYERISQHGVFAALNPEVAGIRIAYGIINPLSFRYEFDFWGKNRAMLEAALGHAAAEEAETAEVRLRLTTGIARAYFRGQALQQQLNVVKTIVGIRRDLQKLAETRFRLGLDNDQPVKIAVAEYEAAFKRQAAVRDQLDVQRHLLARLAGKGPDEAAHLFAKPVVAIPKQIAAPDHLSMGLLVHRPDLAAALYRAHAASRMVKVAKTQFYPTIDLTGFVGFNALTLTKGTDKLANFLFSGQSFSYGLAPGLRMPWFEGGRLRGELGAQRAEYDAAVELYNDTLLDAMREVADSLSAWQTTGEMMESHKRLLASLGADWRLAKVRLVSGLDDDREVLRHQYPMLEQEYALRALESDQLVAAVDLIESLGGGYHNPDIEKRPKHNPS, from the coding sequence ATGACAGCGAGTTCCACGACGGCGCGCCGGCTGCGGATCGGTCTCGGGATCGGCTGCGCGCTGTTCTTCGGCAGTTGTGCCTGGATTCCGAAGGGCGACCCTCCGGCCGAGTATCTCGATCCGCCGGAGATGAAGGAGACTCTGGACGAGGTGACGAACCGGCTGCAGAAGTGGCCGGAGGATCTGTGGTGGGAACAGTTCGGTAATCCGGAATTAAATGAGCTGATCGAGACTGCTCTCAAAGACAATCCCGGACTGAAACAGGCATCGGCCAGGCTGCGCCAGGCGGAAGCGCTCGTGAAGGTCGAAGGGGCGCGGCTCTTGCCGTTTATGGAAGCCGATGCGTCGCTCACCTATGAACGCATCTCCCAACACGGTGTCTTTGCGGCTCTGAATCCGGAGGTGGCCGGCATAAGAATCGCGTATGGCATCATCAATCCGTTGAGCTTCCGGTACGAATTCGATTTCTGGGGAAAGAACCGGGCCATGCTCGAAGCGGCCTTGGGGCATGCGGCGGCCGAGGAGGCGGAAACCGCCGAGGTGCGCCTGCGGCTGACCACCGGCATTGCGCGTGCGTACTTCCGGGGGCAAGCGCTCCAGCAGCAGCTCAATGTGGTGAAAACCATCGTCGGCATCCGGCGTGATCTGCAGAAGCTCGCGGAGACCCGGTTCCGTCTCGGCCTGGATAACGACCAACCGGTGAAGATCGCCGTGGCGGAGTATGAAGCGGCCTTCAAACGGCAGGCCGCGGTCCGCGACCAACTGGATGTACAGCGCCACTTGCTTGCCAGATTGGCCGGGAAAGGACCGGATGAAGCGGCCCATCTGTTTGCCAAACCGGTGGTGGCCATTCCCAAGCAGATTGCGGCGCCCGATCACCTGTCCATGGGGTTGCTGGTCCATCGCCCAGACCTGGCCGCGGCCCTCTATCGAGCCCACGCCGCCTCGCGGATGGTCAAGGTTGCCAAGACACAATTTTATCCCACGATCGACCTGACGGGATTCGTGGGGTTCAATGCCCTGACGTTGACGAAGGGCACGGACAAACTGGCCAATTTCCTCTTCAGCGGCCAGAGCTTTTCGTATGGATTGGCTCCGGGTCTGCGCATGCCTTGGTTCGAAGGAGGCAGGCTCCGGGGAGAGTTGGGGGCCCAACGCGCCGAATATGACGCGGCGGTGGAGCTGTACAACGACACCTTGCTGGACGCGATGCGGGAAGTGGCCGACAGTTTGAGCGCCTGGCAAACGACCGGAGAGATGATGGAGTCGCACAAACGGCTGCTCGCCTCGCTTGGCGCCGACTGGCGGCTGGCGAAGGTGCGGCTCGTTAGCGGTCTCGACGACGATCGCGAGGTGTTGCGTCATCAGTATCCGATGCTCGAGCAGGAATACGCCTTGAGGGCGTTGGAGAGCGACCAGCTGGTCGCCGCGGTTGATCTCATCGAATCGTTGGGCGGGGGCTATCACAATCCGGACATCGAAAAGCGGCCGAAACACAACCCGAGTTAA
- a CDS encoding Multidrug efflux system EmrAB-OMF, inner-membrane proton/drug antiporter EmrB (MFS type) — protein sequence MAAVYLRRLHGWRFVLFNAVLGLAHIVVLFNAGSYIALLPHVSGDLGGVLPSFLTWAQTDFMVGLALGFPLARYLSGRIGDYRLLIAAFLVYSVASYLCGDSKTLAQFVPARIIQGIAGGITIPLVQSMLLNEYPKRLKALALTVWGLFSITPFTIGMPVGGYIAYMLGWRFLFYLDFVLTLVIVGTLGALLYGRGFRRRYSRFDTVGFLLLAVLLLGLQTLLNMGNDFDWLDSPFLQVIAVILVIAFPCFVIWELGERQPILDLRLFLHRNFLIGVISLTLGFFSIQGLLSLLIVQIQYLLGYSSKLAGLALLPMVLLGAPVIAVMHYLCKYVDARWLVCFNSLGFALTFYWIGLYDDPHSYEELFWPMVVEGIFLGSFFTPMTVLLLHGLSGPKVTRAADVANLLRVAAGAFGITFQGIVLFRRTHFHQLHLADHFGGRQSISFDPMGQLAAKLSAAGLSPSEVQARLGAIIKQAANLLSMSDAFLVASYLFGGLALFVWFAHPTHLPLSPTPAEELREMRAEELMEEVP from the coding sequence GTGGCGGCTGTATATCTCAGGCGGTTACATGGATGGCGGTTCGTACTCTTCAATGCCGTGCTTGGCTTGGCGCACATCGTCGTCCTGTTCAACGCCGGTTCTTACATCGCCCTCTTGCCGCACGTGTCAGGGGATCTCGGGGGAGTACTGCCTAGTTTTCTCACGTGGGCGCAAACCGATTTCATGGTCGGGCTGGCGCTGGGCTTTCCCCTCGCACGGTATCTCTCTGGACGGATCGGCGACTACCGGCTGCTGATCGCGGCGTTCTTGGTGTACAGCGTGGCCTCCTATCTCTGCGGGGACAGCAAGACCCTCGCGCAATTCGTGCCCGCTCGGATCATCCAGGGCATTGCCGGCGGCATCACCATTCCGCTGGTCCAATCGATGTTGCTGAACGAATATCCCAAGCGGTTGAAGGCACTCGCCCTCACCGTCTGGGGCCTGTTCAGCATCACACCCTTCACGATCGGCATGCCGGTGGGGGGCTATATCGCTTATATGCTCGGCTGGCGGTTTCTGTTCTATCTGGATTTTGTGCTGACCCTCGTCATCGTCGGCACCCTCGGCGCGTTGCTGTACGGCCGGGGCTTTCGGCGCCGGTACTCCCGTTTCGACACGGTCGGGTTCCTGCTGCTGGCCGTGCTGCTGCTGGGGCTCCAGACGTTGCTCAACATGGGCAATGACTTCGATTGGCTGGACTCGCCCTTTCTCCAGGTCATTGCGGTGATCCTGGTTATCGCGTTTCCCTGCTTCGTCATCTGGGAGCTCGGCGAGCGACAGCCGATCCTGGATCTTCGCCTGTTCTTGCACCGCAATTTTCTGATCGGCGTCATCAGCCTCACGCTCGGCTTTTTTTCGATCCAGGGACTGTTGTCCCTGCTGATCGTCCAGATCCAGTATCTCCTAGGGTATTCGTCGAAGTTGGCAGGCCTGGCGCTGTTGCCGATGGTGCTGTTGGGGGCGCCGGTCATCGCCGTGATGCACTATCTTTGCAAGTACGTCGATGCGCGCTGGCTGGTTTGTTTCAATAGTCTCGGCTTTGCCTTGACGTTCTATTGGATCGGTCTGTACGACGATCCCCATTCCTACGAGGAGCTATTCTGGCCGATGGTCGTGGAGGGGATTTTCTTGGGGTCGTTCTTTACGCCTATGACGGTGCTGCTCCTGCACGGCCTGTCAGGTCCCAAGGTCACCCGCGCTGCCGATGTCGCCAATCTGTTGCGTGTCGCAGCCGGCGCGTTCGGGATCACGTTTCAAGGCATCGTGCTCTTCCGTCGGACGCATTTTCATCAGCTGCATCTGGCCGATCACTTCGGAGGGCGGCAGTCGATTTCGTTCGATCCGATGGGGCAGTTGGCGGCCAAGTTGAGTGCGGCGGGACTCAGTCCCTCGGAAGTCCAAGCCAGGCTGGGTGCCATAATCAAGCAGGCAGCGAATCTGTTGAGTATGAGCGATGCATTTTTGGTTGCCAGTTACCTGTTCGGCGGATTGGCCTTGTTCGTGTGGTTCGCGCATCCGACCCATTTGCCGTTGTCGCCGACCCCCGCCGAGGAATTGCGGGAGATGCGCGCGGAAGAATTGATGGAGGAAGTGCCATGA
- a CDS encoding Nitrite transporter from formate/nitrite family, translating to MDYVKPYGVVDSMLAGGALKLSLPPRQLVLRGMLAGAYLGIGTSMAVTAAVETGYWIIGSLLFPFGLALAILLGAEIITGSFALLPVAVADGQKNAGLRHVVANMGWVFLGNLLGSVLYAGLFAIALTTAGDAHINAVGTKLIAVAEAKTNYYVSHGSAGLLAAFTKGMLCNWMVSLAVVAAYMSTSFSGKMLAIWGPTLLFFSQGFEHAVVNMFLIPIGMMLGGNITFSTWWLWNQIPVTLGNLIGGMLFTGLALYAAHHAVAPSAQPAPAVVPGGQVKSPSGQSGYSPSY from the coding sequence ATGGACTATGTGAAGCCATACGGCGTAGTGGACAGTATGCTGGCCGGCGGCGCATTGAAGTTGAGTCTGCCGCCGCGCCAGCTGGTGCTTCGTGGCATGTTGGCCGGCGCCTATTTGGGCATCGGGACGAGTATGGCCGTGACAGCGGCGGTTGAAACGGGATATTGGATCATCGGGAGTTTGCTGTTCCCGTTCGGCTTGGCCCTGGCGATTTTGCTCGGGGCGGAGATCATCACCGGCAGCTTTGCGCTGCTCCCCGTCGCAGTGGCCGATGGTCAGAAAAACGCCGGCCTCCGTCATGTGGTGGCAAACATGGGCTGGGTGTTTCTAGGCAATCTCCTCGGCAGCGTCTTGTATGCGGGATTGTTCGCGATCGCCCTGACCACCGCAGGAGATGCCCATATCAATGCGGTCGGCACCAAGCTTATTGCGGTTGCCGAGGCGAAGACCAATTATTATGTGTCGCACGGTTCAGCCGGCCTCCTCGCGGCCTTTACCAAAGGGATGCTCTGTAACTGGATGGTCAGTCTCGCGGTCGTTGCGGCCTATATGTCGACCTCGTTCTCCGGGAAAATGCTCGCCATCTGGGGGCCGACATTGCTGTTCTTTTCCCAGGGATTCGAGCACGCGGTCGTGAACATGTTTCTGATTCCGATCGGTATGATGCTAGGAGGCAATATTACCTTCTCCACCTGGTGGTTGTGGAATCAGATTCCGGTGACGCTGGGGAATTTGATCGGGGGAATGCTGTTTACCGGATTGGCGCTGTATGCGGCCCATCATGCCGTCGCGCCGTCGGCGCAGCCTGCCCCGGCGGTGGTGCCGGGCGGACAGGTAAAATCCCCGTCCGGTCAATCGGGTTATTCTCCCTCGTATTAA
- a CDS encoding Histidine kinase: MDRGEDYDKARRLRAPLSDLLSNLPIARKLFLASVIPALTVLLLSILTYRSVTTFSDDEGQLNDIYYSQRLASEYLRLIVDLETGFRGFVLTSQEHYLFPYRTAQDHVLNLGRTLEAHVSQYEDQRELIAAIQQLVRQFIEEKEELIEAVKAEHTNEARLYIEEGKGRALMLKIRQEMGRLDHLAQAALNNKLAKLAQDRDDMLMTILGGGLFALTCMVGVLHLIARSITTPLERLAKAVVASEATPVPEVPVMTRTDEIGNLSRVIHAMSSAIHSHIVAVEQSEANLRQLNQDLAGSEAKYRSIVDHAPFGIFTTRGMTLIFSNRYNSILAGLDPSEEKDPDAVRRAIHPEDRDRVIVEFAQAVEEGRSYETVFRFLHADGTVRKVLSRRIPIRDPSGQIVMYQGFNVDITALDLMQTRLRRAERLATLGQVAAGIAHEIRNPLVGIGSTASLLLDDTDPNDTRRPDLDVILQETRRLDRIVNQIIDYARPREVMPAAFDMAQLVQEVGKVLDEPLARKQATIHLSAPAPPYTIHADRDQFKQVLLNVIQNALEATPPGKTITVTLAQQSRGVEPGLEIVVTDRGSGISPTHLPHVFEPFFTSGKPRGTGLGLAICRNILDAHGGDIVLESELGSGTTVRVWCPLRQQPQRMQGEGNHAGHHLRHG; encoded by the coding sequence ATGGACAGGGGTGAAGACTACGATAAGGCTCGGAGACTGAGAGCCCCCTTGAGCGACCTGCTGAGCAATCTGCCCATCGCCCGCAAGCTGTTTCTTGCGTCGGTCATCCCTGCTCTGACCGTGCTCCTTCTCAGCATCCTGACCTATCGCAGCGTCACGACCTTTTCCGACGACGAAGGCCAGCTCAACGATATCTATTATTCTCAGCGGTTGGCATCGGAATACCTCCGGCTGATCGTCGACCTCGAAACGGGATTCCGAGGTTTCGTCCTGACGAGCCAGGAACACTATCTATTCCCCTATCGAACCGCGCAGGATCACGTCCTGAACCTCGGCCGAACCCTGGAAGCGCACGTCTCCCAGTACGAAGACCAGCGGGAGCTCATCGCCGCCATCCAACAGTTGGTCAGGCAATTCATTGAGGAAAAAGAGGAACTGATCGAAGCCGTCAAGGCCGAACATACGAACGAAGCGCGACTCTATATCGAAGAGGGAAAGGGGCGCGCGTTGATGTTGAAGATCCGGCAGGAGATGGGCCGGCTGGACCACCTCGCCCAAGCCGCCCTGAACAACAAACTGGCCAAACTCGCGCAGGATCGCGACGACATGTTGATGACGATTCTGGGAGGCGGCCTCTTCGCCTTGACCTGCATGGTGGGGGTATTGCATCTCATCGCCCGTTCCATCACGACGCCGCTCGAGCGGCTGGCCAAAGCCGTGGTGGCATCCGAAGCCACTCCCGTCCCCGAGGTTCCGGTGATGACCAGAACGGACGAAATCGGGAATCTGTCGCGCGTCATCCATGCCATGAGCTCGGCCATCCATTCCCACATCGTCGCAGTGGAACAGTCGGAAGCCAACCTGCGCCAGCTCAATCAAGACCTGGCCGGTTCTGAAGCCAAGTATCGCAGCATCGTCGACCACGCCCCCTTCGGCATTTTTACGACCCGCGGCATGACCCTGATCTTCAGCAACCGATACAACAGCATCCTTGCGGGACTCGACCCCAGTGAAGAAAAGGATCCCGACGCGGTGCGACGCGCCATTCATCCGGAAGATCGCGACCGGGTCATCGTGGAATTCGCGCAGGCCGTGGAGGAAGGACGGTCGTACGAAACGGTCTTCCGGTTTCTTCACGCGGACGGGACTGTCCGAAAGGTCCTGAGCCGGCGCATCCCGATTCGAGACCCTTCGGGACAGATCGTGATGTACCAGGGATTCAACGTGGATATCACCGCGCTCGACCTCATGCAGACACGCTTGCGTCGGGCCGAACGGCTCGCGACGCTCGGTCAGGTCGCCGCAGGAATCGCGCACGAAATCAGGAACCCCCTCGTCGGCATAGGCTCGACGGCCTCACTGTTGCTGGACGACACCGATCCGAACGATACTCGACGGCCCGATCTCGACGTCATTCTCCAGGAGACCAGGCGTCTCGATCGGATCGTCAATCAAATCATCGACTATGCCCGCCCCCGCGAGGTCATGCCGGCCGCCTTCGACATGGCACAACTGGTGCAGGAAGTCGGTAAGGTGTTGGACGAACCCCTGGCCCGCAAACAGGCGACGATCCACCTGTCGGCGCCGGCGCCGCCCTACACCATCCATGCCGATCGCGATCAATTCAAACAGGTGCTGCTCAACGTGATCCAGAACGCCCTCGAAGCCACGCCGCCGGGCAAGACCATCACCGTGACCCTGGCCCAGCAATCCCGCGGTGTGGAACCGGGTTTGGAGATCGTCGTGACGGATCGGGGAAGCGGGATCAGTCCCACCCACCTGCCGCATGTGTTCGAACCGTTCTTCACCAGCGGCAAGCCGCGCGGCACAGGGTTGGGGCTCGCCATCTGCCGCAACATTCTCGATGCGCACGGCGGAGACATTGTGCTGGAGAGTGAGTTGGGGAGCGGCACCACCGTTCGCGTGTGGTGCCCCTTACGGCAACAGCCACAACGTATGCAGGGAGAAGGGAACCATGCGGGCCACCATCTACGTCACGGATGA
- a CDS encoding Two-component transcriptional response regulator, AtoC family, whose translation MRATIYVTDDEPAIRTAIVKRLSRRHHAVTGFESGEDLLRAVTQHLPDLILLDLKMPGMGGLEALRQIRPIAPQTLVIMLTAYGTVEDAVEAMRLGAYDFLIKTVDLSGVDPVVDRALEFLALRHRVEFSLEDQNSPYALSNLDVRSPAMQLLLGQVRDVAQNARSSVLLQGETGTGKEFLARVIHCNGPRATGPFVAVNCTAIPKELFESELFGYERGAFTGAHQRKRGLLEKAEGGTLFLDEIGDLDQAMQAKLLRVLQERSFRRVGGTEDLSVDFRLMTATNRDLKKEVARGAFREDLYFRLNVVTFELPPLRVRTEDILPLCMQAVLRFGKEFGKEVVEIEPEAQALLQRYSYPGNIRELQNIIERAMILCHDKTLTAGCLPRELHDQGPQIAVAMGQSEHPSLRIEMVLGRQTLSDIESALIEEVVRLSDHNKTLAAKHLGLTRFALDRRLKKQMEHD comes from the coding sequence ATGCGGGCCACCATCTACGTCACGGATGACGAACCAGCCATTCGCACCGCCATCGTCAAACGCCTCTCACGGCGCCACCACGCCGTCACCGGATTCGAATCGGGCGAAGACCTGCTCCGGGCTGTCACACAACACCTGCCCGACCTCATCCTCCTGGATCTGAAAATGCCCGGTATGGGAGGGCTGGAGGCGCTCCGGCAGATCCGCCCGATCGCCCCGCAGACCCTGGTCATCATGTTGACGGCGTACGGCACGGTGGAAGACGCCGTCGAAGCGATGCGGTTGGGCGCCTACGATTTCTTGATCAAAACGGTCGATCTCTCCGGCGTCGACCCCGTCGTCGATCGCGCCCTCGAATTCCTCGCACTGCGCCACCGGGTCGAATTCTCGCTCGAAGACCAGAACAGTCCCTACGCGTTGTCCAATCTCGACGTCCGCAGTCCCGCCATGCAACTCCTGCTCGGTCAGGTGCGGGACGTGGCGCAGAACGCCAGGTCGTCGGTGCTGCTCCAGGGCGAAACCGGCACCGGCAAAGAATTTCTCGCGCGCGTCATCCACTGCAACGGCCCGCGTGCCACAGGCCCCTTCGTCGCCGTCAACTGCACCGCCATTCCGAAAGAGCTGTTCGAAAGCGAGTTGTTCGGATACGAACGCGGCGCCTTTACCGGCGCCCACCAGCGCAAACGAGGCCTGCTGGAAAAGGCGGAGGGCGGCACCCTGTTTCTCGACGAAATCGGCGATCTGGATCAGGCCATGCAGGCCAAATTGCTGCGGGTGCTCCAGGAACGGTCGTTCCGGCGCGTGGGCGGCACGGAGGACCTCTCCGTCGATTTCCGCTTGATGACGGCGACCAATCGCGACCTCAAGAAGGAAGTCGCGCGCGGCGCCTTCCGCGAAGACCTCTACTTCCGCCTGAACGTGGTCACGTTCGAATTGCCTCCGCTGCGCGTGCGCACGGAAGACATTCTGCCGCTCTGCATGCAGGCGGTCCTGCGGTTCGGGAAGGAGTTCGGCAAGGAGGTCGTCGAAATCGAACCCGAGGCGCAGGCACTGCTGCAGCGATACAGCTATCCCGGCAACATTCGCGAACTCCAGAACATCATCGAACGCGCCATGATCCTCTGCCACGACAAGACCTTGACCGCCGGCTGCCTGCCGCGCGAACTCCATGACCAGGGGCCGCAGATCGCCGTGGCCATGGGCCAGAGCGAACATCCTTCGCTGCGCATCGAGATGGTGCTGGGCCGGCAAACCCTGTCGGATATCGAGTCCGCCCTCATCGAGGAAGTGGTTCGACTCTCGGATCACAACAAGACGCTCGCCGCCAAACATCTGGGGTTGACGCGATTCGCCCTGGATCGCCGGCTGAAAAAGCAGATGGAACACGACTGA